One segment of Urocitellus parryii isolate mUroPar1 chromosome 5, mUroPar1.hap1, whole genome shotgun sequence DNA contains the following:
- the Kcnj4 gene encoding inward rectifier potassium channel 4: MHGHSRNGQAHVPRRKRRNRFVKKNGQCNVYFANLSNKSQRYMADIFTTCVDTRWRYMLMIFSAAFLVSWLFFGLLFWCIAFFHGDLEASPVVPATGGPAGNGGAAPAAPKPCIMHVNGFLGAFLFSVETQTTIGYGFRCVTEECPLAVIAVVVQSIVGCVIDSFMIGTIMAKMARPKKRAQTLLFSHHAVISVRDGKLCLMWRVGNLRKSHIVEAHVRAQLIKPYMTQEGEYLPLDQRDLNVGYDIGLDRIFLVSPIIIVHEIDEDSPLYGMGKEELESEDFEIVVILEGMVEATAMTTQARSSYLASEILWGHRFEPVVFEEKSHYKVDYSRFHKTYEVAGTPCCSARELQESKITVLPAPPPPPSAFCYENELALMSQEEEEMEEEAAAAAAAVAAGLGLEAGSKDEAGIIRMLEFGSHLDLERMQSTLPLDNISYRRESAI; this comes from the coding sequence ATGCACGGGCACAGCCGCAACGGGCAGGCCCACGTGCCCCGGCGGAAGCGCCGCAACCGCTTCGTCAAGAAGAACGGCCAATGCAACGTCTACTTCGCCAACCTGAGCAACAAGTCGCAGCGCTACATGGCGGACATCTTCACCACCTGCGTGGACACGCGCTGGCGCTACATGCTCATGATCTTCTCCGCGGCCTTCCTCGTCTCCTGGCTCTTTTTTGGCCTCCTCTTCTGGTGCATCGCCTTCTTCCACGGTGACCTGGAGGCCAGCCCCGTGGTGCCTGCGACCGGGGGCCCGGCGGGCAACGGCGGGGCGGCGCCCGCGGCCCCCAAGCCCTGCATCATGCACGTCAACGGCTTCCTGGGCGCCTTCCTGTTCTCGGTGGAGACCCAGACGACCATCGGCTACGGGTTCCGCTGCGTCACCGAGGAGTGCCCCCTGGCGGTCATCGCCGTGGTCGTCCAGTCCATCGTGGGCTGCGTCATCGACTCCTTCATGATCGGCACCATCATGGCCAAGATGGCCAGGCCCAAGAAGCGCGCGCAGACGCTGCTCTTCAGCCACCACGCGGTCATCTCGGTGCGCGACGGCAAGCTCTGCCTGATGTGGCGCGTGGGCAACCTGCGCAAGAGCCACATCGTGGAGGCCCACGTGCGGGCGCAGCTCATCAAGCCCTACATGACCCAGGAGGGCGAGTACCTGCCGCTGGACCAGCGGGACCTCAACGTGGGCTACGACATCGGTCTGGACCGCATCTTCCTGGTGTCGCCAATCATCATCGTCCACGAGATCGACGAGGACAGTCCACTCTACGGCATGGGCAAGGAGGAGCTGGAGTCCGAGGACTTCGAGATCGTGGTCATCCTCGAGGGCATGGTGGAGGCCACGGCCATGACCACCCAGGCCCGCAGCTCCTACCTGGCCAGTGAGATCCTGTGGGGCCACCGCTTCGAGCCCGTGGTCTTCGAGGAGAAGAGCCACTACAAGGTGGACTACTCGCGCTTCCACAAGACCTACGAGGTGGCCGGCACGCCGTGCTGCTCCGCCAGGGAGCTGCAGGAGAGCAAGATCACCGTGCTGCCCGCGCCGCCGCCCCCGCCCAGTGCCTTCTGCTATGAGAACGAGCTGGCCCTCATgagccaggaggaagaggagatggaggaggaggccgccgccgcggccgccgctgTGGCTGCAGGCCTGGGCCTGGAGGCGGGCTCCAAGGACGAGGCAGGCATCATCCGGATGCTGGAGTTTGGTAGCCACCTGGACCTGGAGCGCATGCAGTCCACCCTCCCGCTGGACAATATCTCCTACCGCAGGGAGTCTGCCATCTga